CAGCCCGAGCCCGTCGCCGGCACCACCATGATCGTGGTGGCGCTGATCGGCATCGTGGTGAATGGGGTGACTGCGGCAATGTTCGCCTCGGGCAGGCGGCACGACCTCAACATCCGCAGTGCGTTTTGGCACATGGCGGCGGACGCGATGACCTCGCTCGGCGTGGCCGGCGCCGGCGTGCTCATTCTTTGGACGGGCTCGGAGCGCCTGGATGCGATCGTCGGTCTGGCGATCAGCGGCGTGATCGTGGTCGGCACCTGGTCCGTGCTCAGGGATTCGGTCGACCTGGCGCTGGACGCCGTGCCGCGCGGCATCGACGCCGGCGCGGTCCGCCTCTATCTCGCGGGCCTGCCCGGCGTGAGCGAGGTGCATGATCTTCACATCTGGGGCATGAGCACGACCGAGGTGGCGCTGACCGCGCATCTCGTCCGGCCCGAAGCCACGGTCGATGACGGGCTCCTGGCCGAGGTGGCGCATGAGCTCAAACATCGCTTCGGCATCGGCCATGCGACCCTGCAGATCGAGCTCGGCCACCCGGGCTATGTCTGCGCGCTCGCACCCGAGCACGTGGTCTAGCGTGGCTCGGCCGCCCCGGTCAGGGCACGGATGAGGAACCAGGCGCCGAGCGCCAGGAACAACAGCGCGGCGGCTTGATGGATCCGGCGGAGCGGTAGGCGATCAGCGAAGGCCTTGCCGAGAAAAACCACCGGCGCATTGGCGATCAGCATGCCGAGCGTGGTTCCGAGCACGACCTGGGTAAGCCCGCTACAGGCGGCCGCAAGAGCGGCGGTGGCGATCTGCGTCTTGTCGCCGATCTCGGCAATGAAGAAGGCGATGAGCGTCGCCAGGAACGCGCCGCGACGTCCCAGGCGCGGCATCGCCTCGAGCGTATCGGGCCGCAAGGTCCAGATCGCCATCGCCAACATGCTGGCGCCGACCAGCAGGTCGGCGATCGGCGGCGTCAGCACGAAGGCAAACCACTGGCCGAGGAGGCCGGCCGCGGCGTGATTGGCCAAGGTCGCCAACAGCACGCCCGCCAGGATCGGCCAGGGCTTGCGATAGTGGGCGGCGAGCACCAGAGACAGGAGCTGGGTGCGATCGCCGATCTCGGCGATCGCCACGCTCGAGAGCGAGACAAGGAAGGCTTCCATCGGAGGCTCCGGCCGAGCGGCATGACACAAAATTCCACTCCTTCCCTGCAGTCAGGAAGGCACGAACCGCTGGTCTCGCCATGCCCTTTCAGGCCCCGCGCGCCACGGCTCGTCGCCAGGTGTCTTGACGCGGCGGCCCGGCGATTGTGCCGGGCGGCTACTCCAGGGGGTGGGATTGGGGACGGGTGCGGATCACCCCTCCCCGACCCTCCCCGGGGGGGTGGGATTGGGGAGGGGTGAGAATCACCCCTCCCCGACCCTCCCCG
This region of Pseudomonadota bacterium genomic DNA includes:
- a CDS encoding cation transporter, translated to MARPDHDHEHAPALGSNTGGAHGHRHHHHGHGHGPSGNRFGRAFAVGIALNLAFVLAEAGYGLAANSLALIADAGHNLSDVLGLGLAWGAASLCQRRPTQRYTYGLRSTTILAALANAVMLLVVTGGIAWESIQRLIQPEPVAGTTMIVVALIGIVVNGVTAAMFASGRRHDLNIRSAFWHMAADAMTSLGVAGAGVLILWTGSERLDAIVGLAISGVIVVGTWSVLRDSVDLALDAVPRGIDAGAVRLYLAGLPGVSEVHDLHIWGMSTTEVALTAHLVRPEATVDDGLLAEVAHELKHRFGIGHATLQIELGHPGYVCALAPEHVV
- a CDS encoding TMEM165/GDT1 family protein is translated as MEAFLVSLSSVAIAEIGDRTQLLSLVLAAHYRKPWPILAGVLLATLANHAAAGLLGQWFAFVLTPPIADLLVGASMLAMAIWTLRPDTLEAMPRLGRRGAFLATLIAFFIAEIGDKTQIATAALAAACSGLTQVVLGTTLGMLIANAPVVFLGKAFADRLPLRRIHQAAALLFLALGAWFLIRALTGAAEPR